A single genomic interval of uncultured Desulfobacter sp. harbors:
- a CDS encoding manganese efflux pump MntP family protein produces the protein MHLFDIVVIAIGLAMDASAVSMAAAACGYAKDRRAVFRLAFHFGLFQFMMPVVGWLLGTGFVSYVRAVDHWIAFGLLAFVGGRMIREGFADTGDCLHRDPSKGLTMVMLSFATSIDALAIGLGLAVMDVNIWYPSALIGIITCAMSVAAIGIGKRLGSALGSRMEIVGGIILIGLGLKILIPALFMVPDLNI, from the coding sequence ATGCATTTATTCGATATTGTTGTCATAGCCATTGGACTGGCCATGGATGCATCGGCCGTGTCCATGGCTGCTGCGGCCTGCGGGTATGCAAAAGACCGGCGGGCCGTATTTCGCCTGGCCTTTCACTTTGGTCTGTTCCAGTTCATGATGCCGGTGGTCGGGTGGCTCCTGGGAACCGGATTTGTTTCATATGTCCGGGCCGTGGACCACTGGATTGCCTTTGGTCTTCTGGCCTTTGTGGGCGGGCGCATGATCCGGGAGGGGTTTGCCGATACCGGCGACTGCCTTCACAGGGACCCCTCCAAAGGCCTGACCATGGTTATGCTTAGTTTTGCCACCAGCATTGATGCCCTGGCCATCGGCCTGGGGCTGGCTGTGATGGATGTCAATATCTGGTACCCTTCAGCGCTTATTGGTATTATCACCTGCGCGATGTCCGTGGCCGCCATAGGCATTGGCAAACGGCTGGGTTCAGCGTTGGGTAGTCGAATGGAAATTGTCGGTGGAATAATATTAATAGGTCTTGGCTTAAAAATCCTGATCCCTGCACTTTTTATGGTGCCTGATTTAAACATATGA